The proteins below are encoded in one region of Bacteroidales bacterium:
- a CDS encoding TonB-dependent receptor, producing MFLPVQRRVVSKLLLLIIFILLPAVCTAQKKIEISGKVTDHTTAILPRVNILLVSGKDTLIRHTDEDGLFSFVLPSPSKVQLISSHIGYGTDQQSFDVSADIFVHVTLFSTDIQLDETVITARSKTLVNSSDQGIIRINSQKLSQIPSVMGVPDMIKVLQLMPGVQNSGESNGYLYVRGTDPGHNLMLYNDVPVYGMSHLLGIFPFYNTDHIDRIYFDKSGKEAMFGNRLGATVQAISPDQLPGRFSVKGNIGLVASQLTLDSPLGKKSALIFSGRQTYVDQIIKPILNSSLSGDKAMDDLGYSFTDANLTYLYRPGKNHQIDINAFLSGDRFKITEERMLLDGKLKWSNSIASADWRWQVKPDIQLKQSFYISFYNNHLQIEQASINLTVKSNVLDWGYNSSIGFVLKEIPFTAGIQYASYKVRPQEFKSHQLTNITEADNIIHAHHFSSYLQAKPGLGSFLYLDIGIRANLYASTGDNRKTDFRIEPRISLNYSDDHKFNAYLAYARKSQYLHLITTSSVGFPTDFWIATSKGIPSEIADNFSIGSNYKLHPRIEITAGLFFNRLNHLVQYPYSILQFNEITSFGDDLLVGKGKSYGAELMLKKTGRLSGWISYTWSKSERQFNEIDRGQTFLSKFDRRHNLSAVVSYEVSKRWNVGLTQVFTSGNRFTAPVSWYFINNNPVKEYGRYNNAQMPDYVRTDIAVDFYIKKTRQRESILNLSVYNLFAVKNPIYVILDISASDTGNEIKVHPRYKTLYSILPSIGWRFKF from the coding sequence ATGTTTCTCCCTGTTCAAAGGCGGGTAGTCTCTAAGTTACTTCTTCTGATCATCTTTATTTTACTCCCTGCTGTTTGTACGGCACAGAAAAAAATAGAAATATCGGGGAAAGTAACCGATCATACTACGGCGATCTTACCAAGGGTAAACATATTATTGGTATCCGGGAAAGACACTTTGATCCGGCATACAGATGAGGACGGCCTCTTTTCTTTCGTTCTTCCTTCTCCTTCAAAGGTACAATTAATCAGCAGTCACATCGGTTATGGAACGGATCAACAATCCTTCGACGTATCGGCGGATATATTCGTTCATGTTACATTATTTTCCACTGACATACAACTCGATGAAACGGTCATTACCGCACGTTCAAAAACATTGGTCAACAGTTCGGACCAGGGCATTATCCGGATCAACAGCCAGAAACTAAGCCAGATACCTTCTGTTATGGGTGTACCCGACATGATCAAGGTCCTGCAATTGATGCCGGGCGTACAAAATTCGGGAGAATCCAACGGATACCTGTATGTCCGTGGAACCGACCCCGGACATAACCTGATGTTGTATAACGATGTCCCGGTGTACGGGATGTCTCATCTACTGGGTATTTTTCCTTTTTATAATACCGATCATATTGACCGTATCTATTTTGACAAGTCGGGTAAAGAGGCAATGTTTGGAAACCGCCTGGGGGCTACCGTACAGGCTATATCCCCGGATCAATTACCCGGTAGGTTCTCTGTTAAAGGAAACATTGGCCTGGTAGCGTCACAATTAACGCTAGACAGTCCTTTAGGCAAAAAATCCGCACTGATCTTCTCCGGACGACAAACTTATGTCGATCAGATCATTAAACCGATACTCAATTCCTCCCTTAGCGGAGACAAAGCAATGGATGACCTGGGTTATTCCTTTACGGATGCCAATCTCACCTATCTGTACAGACCCGGAAAAAATCATCAGATCGATATCAACGCCTTCCTCAGTGGTGACCGGTTCAAAATTACAGAGGAAAGGATGCTCCTTGACGGAAAACTGAAATGGTCCAACAGCATAGCATCAGCAGACTGGCGTTGGCAGGTAAAACCGGACATTCAACTGAAACAATCTTTCTATATCTCTTTTTACAATAATCACTTACAGATTGAGCAAGCCTCTATCAATCTGACCGTAAAATCCAATGTCCTGGACTGGGGATACAACAGTAGTATCGGGTTCGTCCTGAAAGAGATCCCGTTTACAGCAGGTATTCAATATGCCAGCTACAAGGTACGGCCCCAGGAATTCAAGTCTCATCAACTGACCAATATCACGGAAGCAGACAACATCATCCACGCCCATCATTTCTCATCCTACCTCCAGGCCAAACCGGGATTAGGTTCTTTCCTATACCTGGACATTGGGATCAGGGCGAATTTATATGCCAGTACCGGAGACAACAGGAAAACAGATTTCCGGATAGAACCCCGTATCAGCCTGAACTATTCCGATGATCACAAATTTAATGCTTATCTGGCTTATGCAAGGAAAAGCCAGTATCTGCACCTGATCACCACTTCCAGTGTGGGTTTTCCTACTGATTTCTGGATAGCGACCTCAAAAGGAATTCCCTCGGAAATAGCTGATAACTTCTCCATAGGCTCCAACTATAAATTACATCCGCGCATCGAAATTACGGCCGGGCTATTCTTCAACCGGTTGAATCATCTGGTGCAATACCCATACAGCATTCTTCAGTTCAATGAAATTACAAGCTTCGGCGATGACTTATTAGTAGGCAAAGGTAAATCATACGGCGCCGAGCTGATGCTGAAAAAAACAGGACGCCTCTCCGGATGGATCAGCTACACCTGGAGCAAATCCGAACGGCAATTCAATGAAATCGATCGCGGGCAAACATTTTTATCAAAATTTGACCGCAGGCACAATCTCTCAGCAGTTGTCAGTTATGAGGTATCAAAAAGATGGAATGTCGGACTTACACAGGTATTTACGTCGGGGAACCGTTTTACTGCCCCTGTTTCCTGGTATTTCATCAATAATAATCCGGTAAAGGAATACGGAAGATACAACAATGCCCAAATGCCCGACTATGTACGTACGGACATCGCCGTAGACTTTTATATCAAAAAGACCCGGCAACGGGAAAGCATTCTTAACCTTTCCGTATATAACCTGTTTGCTGTTAAAAACCCTATTTATGTCATCCTGGATATATCGGCCAGTGATACAGGTAACGAAATAAAAGTACATCCCCGTTATAAAACATTATATTCCATTCTTCCGTCCATAGGTTGGCGGTTTAAATTTTAA
- a CDS encoding DUF4249 domain-containing protein, which produces MVKDQQHIFLTGLVARFYYRRAIIALIFVSFLSSCQREYTIETNQSQIVVEGWIENGDVARVIVTRSIPMSEMVDSSNFLKYAIRSATVIVSDESDSDTLRMTSASQYLPPFLYVGEKIIGKEDGKYKLTVKYLNKTLTAETVIPPSVPIRKVQYIRTHPTDTIGNLSVEFTDPADQQNYYQIATLLDGYDQIFVPCLYGNLNDKNFVSPDVQIQVSRGITIFPKTNFEANFNDGDLIFVRLRTMTKEGFDFWNLWQNEIINAQNAIFPANSSLKSNISGGLGIWCGYGQHTVNILAR; this is translated from the coding sequence ATGGTGAAAGATCAACAACATATATTTTTAACCGGTTTGGTTGCCCGTTTTTATTACAGGAGGGCAATAATTGCATTAATCTTTGTATCTTTTCTATCTTCCTGTCAACGGGAATATACGATCGAAACAAACCAGTCGCAGATCGTTGTTGAAGGATGGATTGAAAACGGAGATGTGGCAAGGGTAATAGTAACACGCAGCATCCCAATGTCTGAAATGGTCGATTCATCCAATTTTCTAAAATATGCCATCAGGTCGGCAACAGTGATCGTCTCTGATGAATCAGACAGTGATACTCTTCGTATGACTTCCGCCTCCCAGTATCTTCCACCTTTCTTATATGTCGGGGAGAAGATCATCGGCAAAGAAGACGGAAAATACAAACTCACTGTCAAGTATCTGAATAAAACCCTTACGGCAGAAACCGTTATCCCTCCTTCTGTTCCTATCAGGAAGGTACAATACATACGTACCCATCCGACTGATACGATCGGTAATTTATCTGTCGAGTTCACAGATCCGGCAGACCAGCAAAACTATTACCAGATAGCCACACTATTGGACGGATATGATCAAATATTTGTTCCTTGCCTGTACGGAAATTTAAATGATAAGAATTTTGTTTCTCCTGATGTACAGATTCAGGTATCGCGCGGTATTACCATCTTTCCGAAAACAAATTTCGAAGCCAATTTCAATGATGGTGATCTTATCTTTGTCAGATTGAGGACCATGACAAAAGAAGGGTTTGATTTCTGGAATCTATGGCAGAATGAGATCATCAACGCGCAGAATGCCATATTTCCGGCAAACAGCAGCTTAAAAAGCAATATTTCCGGAGGATTGGGTATCTGGTGTGGCTACGGACAGCATACTGTCAATATCCTTGCCAGGTAA
- a CDS encoding caspase family protein produces MNGFSQEDGTYNIVSVHGRILDQESGKPLNVGEKVYLQTILQFGALSDRAILIAPSRGRYRLELTTPSSGLSVPSGKALREIKSRPQLLTSTRGIRLSTEGVSVGTLQDYFKTDTFTIIGEMLKIPVNKKDEQKYDLMFRYESSNGVQDVIFSGFTVHYEQINRLQIDECFVLLREGEVSMPVKQVKLYFLSEKVLFAEFAALLSALDMSGKDTPEGRRELKQYCLDVYGTIDEQQLNRSISRFFDGAVPEDMANNRPPEIMISDPVNGSIIGTQQAKVTFHVSDISGIQSVKVMVNGRTVQLLAPDDIRQGQNEITIDVPEQNSQVSLVAQNQYGSSTPATVQLNRMTDSDNQVFKPKLYVLAIGISNYKSPELRLNYSSKDATDFANTMLGQKGLLYSDVTIKKLTDKQATSVNIRDGLQWLRNETTARDIAILFLSGHGTNNNVGSFYYIPVNGDINRLAATCVSYTDIKEAVSSVAGKVIVFIDACHSGNILGNVQRKSAAIDQLVQELTSADNGAVVFTSSTGRQYSLESESWNNGAFTKALIEGIEGDADLLQRNSVTVKTLDAYVSGRVKELTKGEQAPTTIIPASIPDFPIAIVKEKKDRKNIDNQDEASEEGEKNFAGMIIPERVKMEDIDLVNLGDGQMFGYIKDSEKTPLDGKVRMIDGVNPEYWDAHFIEGYPEGKWDFYQKNKLKTTVGYKNGYYDGAYCDYHRSGGEVKIRGNYKNGKKDGVWEEFYESGIPERKSEYKDGELQKETSYFTDGKVSREAYYRNTRLHGTEKRYDFKDGGLISDLNYKNGKQVGRQMQQTGNVLKVSNYSEKGELDGSYAETYLDTKKTKVKGKYKDGKKEGIWEEFSSSGRKSRTEEYKNGDLRKSITYFNDGNIENEFHYLHHEQHGPEKRYSRSGVLITDYNYQNGRRVGRQMHYFSGFENDYIQVSHYSEVGELEGEYSETYVKGSHIREKGKYKAGEKDGTWQYGTPDGKIIREEIYSNGKLLEKRDL; encoded by the coding sequence TTGAACGGTTTCTCTCAGGAGGACGGTACTTATAATATTGTCAGTGTGCATGGGCGTATCCTTGACCAGGAGTCGGGAAAACCTTTGAATGTCGGTGAGAAAGTCTACCTGCAGACCATACTCCAGTTCGGAGCACTTTCAGACAGGGCAATATTGATTGCTCCTTCCAGGGGGCGTTATCGTCTCGAATTAACCACACCCTCTTCCGGGTTATCGGTACCTTCCGGTAAAGCGTTACGGGAGATCAAAAGCCGCCCCCAACTGTTGACCAGTACCCGCGGAATAAGGTTAAGTACGGAAGGAGTTTCAGTCGGAACATTACAGGACTATTTCAAAACAGATACTTTCACTATCATCGGGGAAATGTTGAAAATTCCCGTTAACAAAAAGGACGAACAGAAGTATGACCTCATGTTTCGTTATGAAAGTAGTAATGGAGTTCAGGATGTTATATTTTCCGGATTTACTGTTCATTATGAACAGATCAATCGCCTGCAGATCGACGAATGCTTTGTATTATTGCGGGAAGGGGAAGTCTCCATGCCCGTGAAACAGGTGAAGTTGTATTTTCTCAGCGAAAAAGTACTCTTTGCTGAATTTGCCGCATTACTCTCAGCATTGGATATGTCTGGGAAAGATACTCCGGAAGGGCGACGGGAATTGAAGCAATATTGTTTGGATGTCTACGGAACAATCGATGAACAACAATTGAACAGGTCTATTTCCCGTTTTTTTGATGGTGCTGTTCCGGAAGATATGGCCAATAACCGTCCCCCGGAAATCATGATCTCCGACCCGGTAAACGGCAGCATAATCGGAACGCAACAGGCAAAAGTGACTTTTCATGTTTCAGATATATCCGGCATTCAATCCGTTAAAGTAATGGTCAACGGACGCACGGTCCAATTACTGGCTCCTGACGATATCCGGCAGGGACAGAATGAGATCACAATCGATGTTCCGGAGCAAAACAGCCAGGTATCCCTGGTGGCACAAAACCAGTATGGCAGCAGCACTCCGGCAACAGTACAACTGAACCGGATGACGGATTCGGACAATCAGGTATTCAAGCCTAAGTTGTATGTATTGGCCATTGGTATCAGTAATTACAAAAGTCCGGAACTGCGTTTGAACTACTCATCCAAAGATGCTACGGACTTTGCTAATACCATGCTGGGGCAAAAAGGATTGCTTTACAGTGATGTCACTATAAAGAAACTGACGGACAAGCAGGCCACATCCGTCAATATCCGTGACGGATTGCAATGGTTGCGTAACGAGACTACAGCCCGGGATATTGCAATACTCTTTCTGTCGGGACACGGAACCAACAATAATGTCGGGTCGTTCTATTATATACCTGTCAACGGCGATATTAACCGTCTTGCGGCCACTTGCGTCAGCTATACCGATATCAAGGAAGCAGTGTCCTCAGTGGCCGGGAAGGTGATCGTATTCATTGATGCCTGTCATTCGGGAAATATATTGGGTAATGTTCAGCGGAAATCCGCTGCAATTGATCAACTGGTTCAGGAACTGACCAGTGCGGATAACGGAGCGGTCGTATTTACTTCATCTACGGGTCGCCAGTACTCTCTGGAAAGTGAATCGTGGAACAACGGTGCTTTTACCAAAGCATTGATCGAAGGGATTGAAGGAGACGCCGATCTGTTACAAAGGAACAGTGTCACAGTCAAGACCCTGGATGCCTATGTTTCAGGGCGTGTGAAGGAACTGACCAAAGGTGAGCAGGCGCCGACCACAATTATTCCGGCAAGTATTCCTGATTTTCCCATTGCTATCGTAAAAGAAAAGAAAGACAGGAAAAATATCGATAACCAGGATGAAGCTTCGGAAGAAGGAGAAAAGAATTTTGCCGGAATGATCATTCCGGAACGGGTGAAGATGGAGGACATCGATCTGGTAAATCTGGGTGACGGACAAATGTTCGGTTATATAAAAGATAGTGAAAAAACGCCTTTAGATGGTAAGGTACGCATGATAGACGGCGTGAATCCGGAATATTGGGATGCTCATTTTATTGAGGGCTACCCAGAAGGGAAATGGGATTTTTACCAGAAAAATAAGTTGAAGACCACTGTTGGTTATAAAAACGGTTATTACGACGGTGCATATTGTGATTACCATAGGTCCGGGGGTGAAGTAAAGATCCGGGGCAATTATAAGAATGGAAAGAAAGACGGTGTATGGGAAGAATTTTATGAAAGCGGGATCCCGGAACGGAAAAGTGAATATAAAGACGGGGAATTACAGAAGGAAACCAGCTATTTTACAGATGGAAAGGTAAGTCGTGAGGCCTATTACCGGAATACCCGGCTACATGGGACGGAGAAGCGGTATGACTTTAAAGACGGAGGGCTGATCAGTGATCTTAATTACAAAAACGGAAAACAGGTCGGAAGACAGATGCAACAGACCGGAAATGTTTTGAAGGTCAGTAACTATTCTGAAAAAGGAGAATTGGATGGCTCATATGCGGAGACATATCTTGATACAAAAAAGACCAAGGTCAAAGGCAAATATAAAGATGGAAAAAAAGAAGGGATCTGGGAAGAATTCAGTAGTTCCGGACGAAAATCGAGAACGGAAGAATACAAGAATGGCGATTTGAGAAAAAGTATTACTTATTTTAATGACGGGAATATTGAAAATGAATTTCATTATCTGCACCATGAACAACATGGTCCCGAAAAGCGTTACAGCAGGAGTGGTGTATTGATTACCGATTATAATTACCAAAACGGGAGAAGGGTAGGGAGGCAGATGCACTATTTTTCCGGGTTTGAAAATGATTATATACAGGTAAGCCACTATTCGGAGGTAGGTGAACTCGAAGGCGAATATTCGGAAACTTATGTTAAAGGTAGCCATATCAGAGAAAAGGGAAAATATAAAGCAGGCGAAAAAGATGGTACCTGGCAATACGGTACCCCGGATGGAAAAATAATCCGGGAGGAAATATATAGTAATGGAAAGTTACTGGAAAAAAGAGATTTGTAG
- a CDS encoding sialate O-acetylesterase — protein MVMRYMLVLLCCFFFFNVSAQREHYPRVREEVKITVPKEKLHLYLLVGQSNMAGRGIVEPPDTIGNPRILRLNRKGDWEIAKDPLHFDKPAAGVGPGLSFAREILAAMEDKDVVIGLIPCAAGGSGIDIWEDDLFWQQTKSYPYNDALVRTKLALKDGTLKGILWHQGEADCAPEKTVIYQEKLILLVDHFRKEFESPMVPFIAGEMFSFRNNGVGLNKELHQAKNRISHYDVVSGKDLSALPDGVHLDAKSARELGKRYARMMITYINE, from the coding sequence ATGGTAATGAGATATATGCTGGTTTTGCTGTGTTGTTTTTTCTTTTTTAATGTTTCCGCACAACGGGAACATTATCCTCGGGTAAGAGAAGAAGTAAAGATAACGGTTCCGAAAGAGAAACTTCATTTGTATCTGCTCGTCGGACAATCCAATATGGCGGGCCGGGGGATTGTCGAACCGCCGGATACTATCGGTAATCCTAGGATACTGCGTTTAAACAGAAAAGGAGACTGGGAAATAGCCAAAGATCCGCTTCATTTCGATAAACCGGCTGCAGGTGTAGGGCCGGGATTATCTTTTGCAAGGGAGATACTGGCCGCGATGGAAGATAAAGATGTGGTGATCGGATTGATCCCCTGTGCAGCAGGCGGTTCCGGTATCGATATATGGGAAGACGATCTTTTTTGGCAACAAACGAAATCGTATCCCTATAACGATGCTTTGGTTAGAACGAAACTCGCCCTGAAAGACGGGACTTTAAAAGGTATTCTATGGCATCAGGGAGAAGCCGACTGTGCACCTGAAAAGACAGTTATTTACCAGGAAAAACTCATCCTGTTGGTCGATCATTTCCGTAAAGAATTCGAAAGCCCCATGGTACCGTTCATAGCCGGAGAAATGTTTTCGTTCAGGAACAACGGAGTAGGATTGAATAAAGAACTTCATCAGGCAAAGAACAGGATATCCCATTATGATGTCGTCTCAGGAAAAGATTTGTCGGCCCTGCCCGATGGAGTGCATCTGGATGCAAAATCGGCCCGGGAACTAGGTAAACGATATGCCCGCATGATGATAACATATATTAATGAATGA
- a CDS encoding alginate lyase family protein, protein MKYLFNIDKRMISGLVVFAFLLSGCRPVSDPGLIDLDYSDLVKIRKDINAKNSGVTPAYEKLISQANVYLELLPEKVVDGDIPPTGDPHDFYAIGKYSWPNPDTPDGMPWIRIDCNINPESNGPRFDLARYNQTMDRIKTLSLAWFYSQDEKYARKASELLRVWFLDEETKMNPNFECGSALPGVYNGMYIGIIFGVTLIELVDHVQLLNLSDSWTEQDDMGLKNWFSGYVKWLLESDFGIKEGKAKNNHGSWYAAQVAAYSLYTGEMHHVNSMIELAKKQIDQQVDEDGSLPHELKRDWAYSYSVYGMRAFTTLACCADRIGVDLWNYRTSDGRGLQQAYSFLQPYLLDEKKWAWGVDREGEKTNIAALPIMRWAAKKYNDAGFHKVVEYLESIAPEDAPKVWLTGK, encoded by the coding sequence ATGAAATATCTGTTCAACATCGATAAACGGATGATCTCCGGATTAGTTGTCTTTGCTTTTCTTCTCTCAGGTTGCCGGCCGGTTTCCGATCCCGGATTGATAGACCTTGATTATTCGGATCTGGTTAAAATCCGAAAAGACATCAACGCCAAAAATTCTGGAGTAACACCGGCTTATGAAAAACTGATCAGCCAGGCAAATGTATATCTGGAATTGTTGCCTGAAAAGGTAGTCGACGGGGATATTCCGCCGACAGGCGATCCTCACGATTTTTATGCTATCGGAAAATACTCATGGCCGAACCCGGATACGCCCGACGGCATGCCCTGGATACGCATAGACTGTAATATTAATCCGGAATCCAACGGTCCGCGCTTTGATCTGGCCCGTTACAACCAGACGATGGACAGGATCAAAACATTATCTCTTGCATGGTTTTATTCACAGGATGAAAAATATGCCCGAAAGGCATCCGAACTGCTAAGAGTGTGGTTTCTCGATGAAGAGACAAAAATGAATCCTAATTTCGAATGTGGTTCGGCGCTTCCCGGTGTGTATAACGGGATGTATATCGGCATTATTTTCGGGGTAACATTGATAGAACTGGTTGATCATGTTCAATTATTAAATTTGTCGGATAGTTGGACGGAACAGGATGATATGGGACTGAAAAACTGGTTTTCCGGATATGTGAAATGGTTACTGGAAAGTGACTTCGGGATCAAAGAAGGAAAAGCAAAAAATAACCATGGGTCATGGTATGCGGCACAGGTTGCGGCATATTCCCTGTACACAGGTGAAATGCATCATGTAAACAGTATGATCGAACTGGCAAAAAAACAAATAGACCAACAGGTTGACGAGGACGGAAGCCTTCCGCACGAACTGAAACGCGACTGGGCTTATTCTTATTCTGTGTACGGGATGCGGGCTTTTACCACCCTTGCCTGTTGTGCTGACCGCATTGGTGTGGATTTATGGAATTACCGTACTTCCGACGGACGTGGATTACAGCAGGCATACTCCTTTCTGCAACCTTACCTGCTCGATGAAAAAAAATGGGCATGGGGCGTTGACCGGGAAGGTGAAAAGACCAATATCGCCGCCTTACCCATCATGCGATGGGCTGCAAAAAAATATAACGACGCAGGTTTTCACAAAGTGGTGGAATACCTGGAATCGATTGCACCTGAAGATGCTCCGAAAGTGTGGTTGACAGGTAAGTAA
- a CDS encoding FAD-dependent oxidoreductase, with protein HDRPVPGGNNSVEVKVVASGGLNIEPYPQLGNVIKEIRNVFSKPEKVDQIIAAEKNLTFLPNMHVFTLEKDGDKIRSVTAKHIETNKETIFYAPLFVDCTGDGNVGFLAGAEYHVGREMRGDTRETLAPDRPDNIVLGTSLTWWSKQTQQPSPFPDCEWAIQFNEESCEKVTRGSNWWETGFRYDQVNEAEFIRDYLFRAIYGNWAFLKNQSKEKANYANRELEDIFYVAGKRESRRLMGDIMLVQQDSEGDYIKYDDAFVTCTYNLDQHFPTPKNSFFFPGEEFISTMKHYFNDLGTPRRYLRADQVIPPFRVPYRCLYSRNVDNLFMAGRNISVSHIVLSASRVQETTGMMGELVGMAAELCKKYNCSPRDVYKKHLKELENKLK; from the coding sequence TCCACGACCGTCCGGTGCCCGGCGGGAACAATAGTGTCGAAGTCAAGGTAGTAGCCAGCGGGGGATTAAATATTGAGCCTTATCCGCAATTAGGCAATGTGATCAAGGAGATAAGGAACGTTTTCAGCAAGCCTGAAAAAGTGGATCAAATCATTGCTGCTGAAAAAAATCTGACCTTCCTGCCCAACATGCATGTATTTACCCTTGAAAAAGACGGTGATAAGATCAGGTCGGTAACAGCAAAACATATTGAGACCAACAAGGAAACTATATTTTATGCTCCCTTGTTTGTCGATTGTACCGGGGATGGTAACGTAGGGTTCCTTGCCGGGGCTGAATACCACGTAGGACGTGAAATGCGCGGTGATACCCGTGAAACGCTGGCACCCGACCGTCCTGATAATATCGTACTGGGCACTTCCCTGACATGGTGGAGCAAACAGACCCAGCAACCTTCTCCATTTCCCGATTGCGAGTGGGCCATACAGTTCAACGAAGAATCCTGCGAAAAAGTTACTAGGGGCAGTAACTGGTGGGAAACCGGTTTCCGCTACGATCAGGTGAACGAAGCCGAATTTATCCGCGACTATCTGTTTCGCGCTATATATGGGAACTGGGCTTTCCTGAAGAATCAAAGCAAGGAAAAGGCCAACTATGCCAACCGGGAACTGGAAGATATATTTTACGTAGCCGGTAAACGGGAATCGAGGCGCTTAATGGGCGATATCATGCTTGTACAGCAGGACAGCGAAGGCGATTACATAAAATACGACGATGCCTTTGTTACCTGTACCTACAACCTCGACCAGCATTTTCCTACTCCGAAAAATTCTTTCTTCTTTCCGGGCGAAGAATTTATCTCTACCATGAAGCATTATTTCAACGATCTGGGCACACCGCGCCGCTACCTGCGTGCGGATCAGGTGATCCCGCCTTTCCGGGTACCCTATCGTTGCCTCTATTCCCGGAATGTAGATAACCTGTTTATGGCAGGACGTAATATCAGTGTATCGCACATTGTATTGTCGGCAAGTCGTGTACAGGAAACCACCGGTATGATGGGCGAACTGGTCGGAATGGCTGCCGAATTATGCAAGAAATATAACTGTTCGCCGAGGGATGTTTACAAAAAGCATCTGAAAGAACTGGAAAATAAATTAAAATAA